The following DNA comes from Desulfitibacter alkalitolerans DSM 16504.
ACCAATTACAACTTCTCTCACCGTACGTCCACGAGAAATACGGGCAATAAATGCACCACAGAAGGGACCCCAAGCAATCCACCATGCCCAGTAAAATACTGTCCAGGCACCTATCCAGTCGTAACCTGTATGCTCGGCCATTACCCTATAGGGATCGGCATATAAACTCATCCAGGGAAGATTTTGAAGGTAATAACCCATTGTAGTAACAAGGGTGTTTAGGATAAATTTAAATGGCCCAAAGAAAACGAAAAACGCTATAAAAATAAGGGCCAAGGTCATATTTACATAGCTTAAATATTTAATCCCCCTGTTAATACCTGTAACCACAGATACTGTAAAGAGTACTGTAATAACTGCTATAATCCCTAAAGTCATTGGTATTGTATCTGGAGTTCCATAATTCATGGACAAGCCTGTAGTAATCTGCATTGCACCAAGTCCAAGAGAAGTGGCAACACCAAAAATAGTGGCAAATACTGATAAAATGTCAATGGCTTTACCTAGAGCACCCCTGGTTCCCTTTTCCCCAAGAATAGGCGCAAAGGTGGAACTGACCAGAAAGGGCATTCCCTTTCTAAATGAAAAATACGCAAGGGCCATACCAACTAGAGCATATACTCCCCATGGATGCAGCCCCCAGTGGTAGAAGGTATACCTCATTGCTTCTTCTGCTGCTGCTGCAGTTCCAGGCTCAGCAAAGGGAGGTCCTCCAAAGTGATACATTGGTTCAGCTATACTCCAAAATACCAAACCAATTCCCATACTGGCACTAAAGAGCATGAAAAACCATGTTATGGTTGAATATTCTGGCTTTTCATCATCCTTGCCCAGCTTGATCTTACCAAACTTGCTGAAGGCCACTACTATACAAAATAGTAAAAATAAGGTCATTGCAAGCAGATAAGACCAGCCAAAATTACCTGTAAGAAATGCTAAAACGCTGCTAAACACGCCGCCAGCCTGCTCTGGCATCAATACTGTCCAGATAACAAAGATGCCGGCTATGATAGCAGAAATCCAGAAAATATGGTTGTCAACTCTTTTAAAAATACTCACACAATACACCTCCAAACAGTTTTTATATTTCCCTTTTACTGTTAACACCTACCACAACAGAAAATCTTCAAAGTATTGGCATAATTCACCTCCCTGTTTTAAGCGCTTAAGACCAGTGTTGACGGCATTTTACCCTTTGACTAAATATTTAAAAAATTAGTTGTCCAATTATTTTTTCTTGCATGAATTTTCAATATATTATACTTATAATAATATATTTGTATTTTATTAATTCAAAAAACCCATTCATAATGTTTTTCTTGTGAAATATTATTATTTAATAGTTGAAAAACCCTGAGTATTTCATTAAAACTATTTTTCAGACCTTCGTTCAATTAAATTTGACTCAAACAAATACTTTAATTATCTTGAAGGTCTGAATTGGTGTTTATTTATTTACAAAAAGCTTCTGGCCATAACTATTT
Coding sequences within:
- a CDS encoding glycine betaine uptake BCCT transporter — protein: MSIFKRVDNHIFWISAIIAGIFVIWTVLMPEQAGGVFSSVLAFLTGNFGWSYLLAMTLFLLFCIVVAFSKFGKIKLGKDDEKPEYSTITWFFMLFSASMGIGLVFWSIAEPMYHFGGPPFAEPGTAAAAEEAMRYTFYHWGLHPWGVYALVGMALAYFSFRKGMPFLVSSTFAPILGEKGTRGALGKAIDILSVFATIFGVATSLGLGAMQITTGLSMNYGTPDTIPMTLGIIAVITVLFTVSVVTGINRGIKYLSYVNMTLALIFIAFFVFFGPFKFILNTLVTTMGYYLQNLPWMSLYADPYRVMAEHTGYDWIGAWTVFYWAWWIAWGPFCGAFIARISRGRTVREVVIGSLFAPVLFSFIWLSSFGGSALWIDLFGVGGITEAVFASVSSAFFVTLGHFPMVGLMSFLATLMIATFFITSADSATYVSAALTSGGDPDPESSLRVVWGVAKGAVAAVLLLAGGLKALQTASIAAAFPFMIVMLFMMYTLWKAFSSEVGGMIFTPQPSSEADICHTTSLGSCGTKEEHKG